TCGCGGATGCCTCGAAGCCGGTGAAAGCGGTCATCATTCACCAGCATGGCTGCACCAATGCCTCGCCGGACAAGCATCCGCCGATCACCGGCGACTGGCACTGGCGGGCCTTGGCGTGGAAGCACGACGCCGCGTTGCTGGTGCCGATGTATCAGGTGGCCAAGGGCTGCGATGAGTGGAACGACCCCGACAGCGGCTCCGAACACGCCTTGCTCACCGCGCTGGAAGACTTCGCGCAGCGCTCGAAGCGGCCTGAGCTTAAAGACGCGCCGTGGGTGTTGTGGGGTCACTCCGGCGGCTCAAGCTGGTCCGCGCAGATGATCACGCGGCATCCGAAGCGCGTGCTCGCGGCCTCGTTTCGCGGCGGATGTCATAAGCAATTCGGCGTGCCGGAGTTTCGCGCGAAATTCGGCCCCATCGCCCGCGATCTGCCGCTGCTGTTCGTCTGGGGCAAGCGCGAGTCCGTGCCCACCTCCAGCCATTTCGTTTCGTGGGAGCCGATGAACACGATGTATCGCGAATTGCGCGAGCAAGGCGGCAAAGTCTGCCGCGTCATTGATCCACGCTCCGAGCATGGTTGTGACGATTCGCGGCTGATGAGCATCAACTTCTTCGATGCCTTGCTTTCAGGCCAAGCCAGCGCCCCGCCTTCCACGGATGCATCCACGCCCTGGCAACCCAACGACACCTTCGCCGCGCTGTGGCGCGAGTTTTCCGAGCATGGCACCCTGAAGCCCAAGGCTCCGCCACTCCACGCCCCCTCGCTCACGGCCAAACGCGAAGTTAATGGCATTCATCTTTCCTGGCGCATCGTTCCAAACCTGGAAGGGGGCCTGCGTGCCATCCGCCTTCATCGCGATGGCAAGTTGTGGAAAGAGATCGGCATCGACGAAGACGCCTTCCTCGCCACCGGCCGCGATTCGACACCCGAGGAACTGCGTGCTCACAGCCTCGTGGATGAAACCAAAGACTCTCACAGCTACACCATGATCTTCCTCGACATCGGCGGCAACGAATCGCCCCCCAGCGAGGCCGTGCGCGTGCCGTAGCTCCGATTGGCAATCGAAGCCGAACGTTCCTCGGGATTCGACGGCCAGTCGAATCTACGAATCACGAAATAGCTCCTCACCTTCCTCGTCCTCGTCTCTGCCTCATCAGTCTTTGGCGCGGGAGCTGCGGGTTAGCGTCTTGATCTCCGCGCGGTCGCGCTCCAGGAAGGCTTTCAGTTGCTCCGCGCTCGGCAGCGCCTTGAGGTAGCGGGAGACGAAGAGCTTGTTGTCCATCCCTGCGGTGGCGAACTCCACCTCCGCGCCGTCGCGATCGCTGCACAGCAGGATGCCCACGGGCGGGTTGTCGCCGGGTTTGGTCATGTTCGCCTTGAACCAGTTCACATAGAAATTCATTTGTCCCGCGTCCTCTGGCTTGAAGTGCCGGATCTTCAAATCAATGAGCACATGGCAGCGCAGGATGCGGTGGTAAAACACCAGGTCCACCCGGTGATGCCGCCGTCCTTCCGTCATGCGGAACTGCCGCGCCTCGAAGCAGAAGCCCTGGCCCAGCTCCAGCAGAAACCTCTGCAAATGATCCAGCAGCGCCGCCTCCAGTTCGTCCTCCGAGTAACTGGGCATCTCCGCCAGCCCAGTGAACTCCAGGACGTAGGGATCGCGCAGCATGTCCGCGATGGTCTCGCGTGGCTCCTGCCGACGGGCGCGTTCGATGACGGCCTTCTTGTCCGTGGACAGGCCCGTGCGCTCGTAAAGCAGGCTGCCGATCTGGCGCTGGAGCTGACGTTGGGACCAGTGCCCCTTGAGCAACTCGTTCTCGTAAAAGGCTCGCTGCCACGGGTCATCAATGCGCATGAACTCAAGGAAGTGCGCCCAGGAAATGCGGGCCAGTTGCTCGGGCTTCAGCGGCGAGGGCAATTCGGCAGACACTGTCCCTGAAATTTTGCGCCTACTGGATGTGAAATTCGCCTCGACCTCCACGAGCGCCAATGGGTCAACCACGGGTTGACTTGTTTGGAGGACCGGAAGTTTGACTCCAGATTGGTCAAGCACTGCTTGACCAATTGCCGGGTAGGTCTGGAAAAACAGACGGCACATCTTGAGAGTGGTGAATCCCAGGCCCTTGATTCCTTTGGCTGTCAAATCTGCCGCCAGTGTCTCCAGCAGCCTTGCACCATACTTCGCCCGGTCCGCGCCGTTCTGTTCGAACTCGACAATGTAGGCACCCACCAGCCAGTTCCGCAGCACGAGCGCCTGATTCACAGCGGCGGCGGTGCGGGTGACCATCTCGGTGTTCACTGCAGAGATGGCCTTTACGAGGGCGGGGTATCCCGCACCGCGCTTGGTGGGCGGTGAGACGGACTTGGTTGGGCGTTTCTTGGCCATAAAGAAATACACTCTACCTCTGGTCAATCCAACAAACCACACAGAAACCGGCTGCGATCTCGTTCTCATCAAATGACCCGCCAGTCCATGACACGTCTTGTTTCACTGTTCGTCACCGTTTGCGCCAGCCTGCATCTTCATGCGCAGCCCGCAGCGTCGAAGCCCGACCTCTGCATCTACGGCGGCACGCCGGGCGGCATCGCGATGGCGGTGCGGGCGGCGAGGGAGGGCTTGAGTGTCGTGCTGGTGAATCACCATGGGCATCTCGGTGGCATTCTCTCGAACGGACTCGGC
The Prosthecobacter sp. genome window above contains:
- a CDS encoding PDDEXK nuclease domain-containing protein codes for the protein MAKKRPTKSVSPPTKRGAGYPALVKAISAVNTEMVTRTAAAVNQALVLRNWLVGAYIVEFEQNGADRAKYGARLLETLAADLTAKGIKGLGFTTLKMCRLFFQTYPAIGQAVLDQSGVKLPVLQTSQPVVDPLALVEVEANFTSSRRKISGTVSAELPSPLKPEQLARISWAHFLEFMRIDDPWQRAFYENELLKGHWSQRQLQRQIGSLLYERTGLSTDKKAVIERARRQEPRETIADMLRDPYVLEFTGLAEMPSYSEDELEAALLDHLQRFLLELGQGFCFEARQFRMTEGRRHHRVDLVFYHRILRCHVLIDLKIRHFKPEDAGQMNFYVNWFKANMTKPGDNPPVGILLCSDRDGAEVEFATAGMDNKLFVSRYLKALPSAEQLKAFLERDRAEIKTLTRSSRAKD